The sequence CGGCCCGTAGCGGCTCGCCGGCGTAGTAGCCGTCGAGCCCGGTCCAGGTTCCGTCGGCCTCGGCCCGAAAACGCGAGCGCCGGCCGTTGCCCGCCAGGGGTCCGAGCGTCACGTCCCCGTCGGACGTGAGACGCAGCGCGAAAGCGTGCGTCCCCCAGTACCACGGCCCGGCCAACTCCAGTACGCCCCGGTCGACTTCGGGAAGCGGCCGCCACGGCTCGGGAATCCGCGGCTCGGCCTCCGCGACGATGTGTACGAGGTCGGCGGCGACCGTAGACACCGGCGGACCCGAGGTGCAGTTCGCGAGCACCACGGCGGCCAGGTCGTCCTCGACGCTGATCATGAGCCCGGCGAGAAAGCCCGGCAGGGAACCGCCGTGCCCCACCAGAGTCCGGCCGTTCCGATGCTGAACCTGCATACCGAGCCCGTACGCGGCACCGGCCGCCACCTCTTCCGGTTCGGCCGGCGCGGCGGGTGTACGCATCTCCCGTACGGACTCCGCGCTCAGCACCCGGTCGTCGCCCCGGGCGAGGAAGACGGCGAAGCGCGCCAGGTCGCCGCTGGTCGACCAGAGCTGACCGGCCGGTGCCATCCGCCCCAGGTCCTCGATCGGCTCGGGAAGCATGACGTCCGCCCAGGGATGCACGGCCCAGCCGCCCGCGTGAGGCGCCTGCGGCTGTCCACCCGTCCGGTGCAGTCCCAGCGGTTCGAGCACCTCGCTCCGCAGGACCTCCTCCCACGGGGCGCCCCGCAGCTCCTCCACCAGCGCGCCCAGCAAGGTGTAGCCGGGGTTCGAGTAGTGGAACCGCCGGCCGACCGGATGCCGGTGCGGCTGCTCGCCCAGGACGTCGGCGAGTTCGGGGCGCAGCGACCCGGGAGTGCGCTCCCACCAGGGGCCGGGCGACTCGGCTGCCAACCCGCCCGTGTGCGCGAGGAGTTCGGCGATCGTCGCCTCCCCCGCGCCGGTGCCCGGAAGGTGCTTCTCCAACGGATCGCCCAGGTCGAGCACGCCCTCGTCCCGCAGCCTCAGGACGAGGACGGCGGTGAACGTCTTGGTGATCGAACCGATGCGGTACTGCACGTTCTCGTCGGGTCCGTGCCCGTCCACCGAGGTGCGGGACCCGTGCCACACGGTCTCCCCGCCCCGCACCACCGCGGCGACCAACGACGGCGCCCGCCCTCCCGCCTGGGCAGTGGCGATTCTGTGCAACAGGGCCCGGCGCGTGGCGGGCAGCAGCTCTTCCGCAGGTGTCGTCGTCATGGCCCCAGTCCACCTGCCCCGACGTCCCGCGTCGAGCGCATTTGTCCCCACCCCGGTCGTTCCTGGGGAGGGATCAGGTCTGTGCCATGTCCACGAAGCGGGAGTAGTGGCCCTGGAAGGCGACCGTGATGGTGGCCGTCGGGCCGTTTCGGTGCTTGCCCACGATGATGTCCGCCTCGCCCGCGCGCGGCGACTCCTTCTCGTAGGCGTCCTCGCGGTGCAACAGGATCACCATGTCCGCGTCCTGCTCGATGGAACCGGATTCACGGAGGTCGGAGACCATCGGCTTCTTGTCCGTGCGCTGCTCGGGACCACGGTTCAGCTGGGACAGCGCGATGACGGGCAGCTCCAGCTCCTTGGCCAGCAGCTTCAGGTTTCGCGACATGTCCGAGACTTCCTGCTGCCTGCTCTCGGAGCGCCCCTTGCCGCCCGACTGCATCAGCTGCAGATAGTCGATGATGACGAGCTTCAGGTCGGCACGCTGTTTGAGGCGGCGGCACTTGGCCCGGATCTCCATCATCGAGAGGTTCGGGGAGTCGTCGATGTAGAGGGGAGCGGCCGAGACGTCCGGCATCCGGCGGGCGAGCCGGGTCCAGTCCTCGTCGGTCATCGTGCCGGAACGCATGTGGTGCAGGGCCACACGCGCCTCGGCGGACAGCAGACGCATGGCGATCTCGTTGCGGCCCATTTCGAGCGAGAAGATCACGCTCGGCATGTTGTGCTTGATCGAGCAGGCTCGGGCGAAGTCCAGCGCCAGCGTCGACTTACCCATGGCGGGACGAGCCGCGATGATGATCATCTGGCCGGGGTGCAGACCGTTCGTGAGCTGGTCCAGGTCGGTGAAGCCGGTCGGCACACCGGTCATCTCCCCCGACCGCGAACCGATCGCCTCGATCTCGTCGAGCGCGCCCTCCATGATGTCGCCGAGCGGCAGATAGTCCTCGGTCGTGCGCTGCTCGGTGACCGCGTAGATCTCGGCCTGGGCGCTGTTGACGATCTCGTCCACGTCGCCGTCGGCCGCGTATCCCATCTGCGTGATGCGCGTACCGGCCTCGACCAGGCGGCGCAGGACCGCACGCTCGTGGACGATCTCCGCGTAGTACTCGGCGTTGGCCGCCGTCGGGACCGTCTGGACGAGGGTGTGCAGATACGACGCGCCGCCGACCTTGGTGATCTCGCCGCGCTTGGTGAGCTCGGCGGCGACCGTGATCGGGTCGGCCGGCTCGCCCTTGGCGTAGAGGTCGAGAATCGCGCCGTAGACGGTCTCGTGCGCGGGCCGGTAGAAGTCGTGGCCCTTCAGCACCTCGACGACATCGGCGATGGCGTCCTTCGAGAGCAGCATGCCGCCGAGGACGGACTGCTCGGCGTCCAGGTCCTGGGGCGGCACCCGCTCGAAGGACGAACCCGCGCCGTCCCAGCCACCGCTGTCCGAACCGCGGTCGTGCTGGTCCTCCCGGCCTCTGCCGCCACCGTCGCGGCGCTGTCGGGAGGCGGGCAGACGGTCACTGGGACCGCTGTCGGCCCACGGGTCGTCCAAGGGCTCGGAAATACTCACCGGGCCACCTCCTCCCGTCCGCCGAGCGGACCTCGCCGTGCCCTTCATTCCTACGGCACGACACTGACAAATGAGACGCCCAACTCCGGTTCTGACGCGTCGGTTTTGCGAGGTTTCCGAGGACGGAGGAGGGAGAGGGTGCCGCACCACGGTAGGCCCGCGGGCACCGTCAGCCAATCTGGTTATCCACAGGCCATGTGGACGACGGCCCCGATGCTGTGGAGAACTCCGCAAAACCTGTGCACGACCCGGTGGACAGGCCTGTGAACAAGCACTCAGCTTCTTTTCCACACCAGCCCTGACCTGCACGTATCCCGTCCACCGGCTGTGCAGAAGAAAAACTTTCCGACTCGGTCCAAGATCGACGCGAATGGCGCGTGGTGGTACGTCGCACGAGTTTGCCAGTAAGGGTCAGTCAATAGTTGCATCTCTTACCTGTGGAAGATTAGATTGATGCGCATGACACAGGCTCCCGCGTCCCCCCGGGCCACCCGGCGACGGCACGATCGTGAGATCGTCGCGCTGGCCGTTCCGGCCTTCGGCGCGCTCATCGCCGAGCCTCTTTTCCTCATGGCCGACACCGCCATCGTCGGCCATCTCGGCACCGCTCAACTCGCCGGCCTCGGAGTCGCCTCCGCTCTCCTCACCACAGCCGTCAGCATCTTCGTCTTCCTCGCCTACGCCACCACGGCCGCCGTCGCCCGCCGGGTCGGGGCAGGCGACCTCCAGGCCGCCATCCGCCAGGGCATGGACGGTATCTGGCTCGCCCTGCTGCTCGGCGCCGCCGTCATCGCCGTCTTCCTGCCCACCGCACCCGCCCTGGTGGAACTCTTCGGAACCTCGGACACCGCCGCGCCCTACGCCATCACGTATCTGCGTATCTCGGCGCTCGGCATCCCCGCGATGCTCGTCGTCCTCGCCGCCACCGGGGTGCTGCGCGGTCTGCAGAACACGAGGACACCCCTCTACGTCGCCATCGCCGGCTTCGTCGCCAACGCCGCCCTGAACGTGGGCCTCGTCTACGGCGCGGACCTCGGCATCGCCGGCTCCGCCTGGGGCACCGTCATCGCCCAGTTCGGAATGGCCGCGGCCTACCTCTTCGTGGTGGTCCGCGGCGCCCGCAAGCACGGCGCCTCCCTGCGGCCGGATGCTGCCGGGATACGCGCCTGCGCCCAGGCCGGTGCACCACTGCTCGTCCGTACCCTCTCCCTGCGCGCGATCCTGATGATCGCAACCGCCGTCGCCGCTGGCCTCGGAGACGCCGACATCGCGGCCCACCAGATCATCCTGTCCCTGTGGAGCCTGCTCGCCTTCGCGCTCGACGCCATCGCCATCGCGGGACAGGCCATCATCGGGCGCTATCTCGGCGCGGGCGACACTCAGGGGGCCCGTGAAGCCTGCCGTCGGATGGTGGAGTGGGGCATCGCCGTCGGTGTCGTACTCGGCGGCCTGGTGATCGCCGGCCGTCCCCTCTTCCTCCCGCTGTTCACCAGCGACTCCGCCGTCCACGACATCGCGCTGCCCGCTCTGCTCATGGTGGCGCTCTCCCAGCCGATCTGCGGCATCGTCTACGTCCTGGACGGCGTACTGATGGGCGCGGGAGACGGCCCGTATCTCGCACGCGCCATGGTGCTCGTCCTGGCGGTCTTCGCTCCGGTGGCGCTGCTCATACCCACCCTCGGCGGCGGCCTGACCGCTGTCTGGGCCGCGATGACCCTCATGATGACCGTGCGCATGCTGACCCTGTGGCTGCGCACCCGCTCCGG is a genomic window of Streptomyces sp. NBC_00414 containing:
- a CDS encoding MATE family efflux transporter, translating into MTQAPASPRATRRRHDREIVALAVPAFGALIAEPLFLMADTAIVGHLGTAQLAGLGVASALLTTAVSIFVFLAYATTAAVARRVGAGDLQAAIRQGMDGIWLALLLGAAVIAVFLPTAPALVELFGTSDTAAPYAITYLRISALGIPAMLVVLAATGVLRGLQNTRTPLYVAIAGFVANAALNVGLVYGADLGIAGSAWGTVIAQFGMAAAYLFVVVRGARKHGASLRPDAAGIRACAQAGAPLLVRTLSLRAILMIATAVAAGLGDADIAAHQIILSLWSLLAFALDAIAIAGQAIIGRYLGAGDTQGAREACRRMVEWGIAVGVVLGGLVIAGRPLFLPLFTSDSAVHDIALPALLMVALSQPICGIVYVLDGVLMGAGDGPYLARAMVLVLAVFAPVALLIPTLGGGLTAVWAAMTLMMTVRMLTLWLRTRSGRWIVTGATR
- a CDS encoding serine hydrolase domain-containing protein, with amino-acid sequence MTTTPAEELLPATRRALLHRIATAQAGGRAPSLVAAVVRGGETVWHGSRTSVDGHGPDENVQYRIGSITKTFTAVLVLRLRDEGVLDLGDPLEKHLPGTGAGEATIAELLAHTGGLAAESPGPWWERTPGSLRPELADVLGEQPHRHPVGRRFHYSNPGYTLLGALVEELRGAPWEEVLRSEVLEPLGLHRTGGQPQAPHAGGWAVHPWADVMLPEPIEDLGRMAPAGQLWSTSGDLARFAVFLARGDDRVLSAESVREMRTPAAPAEPEEVAAGAAYGLGMQVQHRNGRTLVGHGGSLPGFLAGLMISVEDDLAAVVLANCTSGPPVSTVAADLVHIVAEAEPRIPEPWRPLPEVDRGVLELAGPWYWGTHAFALRLTSDGDVTLGPLAGNGRRSRFRAEADGTWTGLDGYYAGEPLRAVEGPDGSVSHLDLGSFVFTRQPYGEGAPVPGGVDPEGWRGIK
- the dnaB gene encoding replicative DNA helicase, encoding MSISEPLDDPWADSGPSDRLPASRQRRDGGGRGREDQHDRGSDSGGWDGAGSSFERVPPQDLDAEQSVLGGMLLSKDAIADVVEVLKGHDFYRPAHETVYGAILDLYAKGEPADPITVAAELTKRGEITKVGGASYLHTLVQTVPTAANAEYYAEIVHERAVLRRLVEAGTRITQMGYAADGDVDEIVNSAQAEIYAVTEQRTTEDYLPLGDIMEGALDEIEAIGSRSGEMTGVPTGFTDLDQLTNGLHPGQMIIIAARPAMGKSTLALDFARACSIKHNMPSVIFSLEMGRNEIAMRLLSAEARVALHHMRSGTMTDEDWTRLARRMPDVSAAPLYIDDSPNLSMMEIRAKCRRLKQRADLKLVIIDYLQLMQSGGKGRSESRQQEVSDMSRNLKLLAKELELPVIALSQLNRGPEQRTDKKPMVSDLRESGSIEQDADMVILLHREDAYEKESPRAGEADIIVGKHRNGPTATITVAFQGHYSRFVDMAQT